GGTATCACGTAATACCCCACTGTGTATGAGTTGATGAGATCATGCTGGTTAGCCAATACGACCAACTTCTTGTGGTTATCTCTTTTGTTGTCGCGATCCTTGCATCCTATACCGCGCTGAATATGGCAGGGCGGGTTGCCGGCAGCACCGGCGTCGCGGCACATGTCTGGCTGACGGGCGGTGGTATCGCCATGGGGATCGGGATCTGGGCCATGCACTTTATCGGCATGCTGGCGATGGATATCTCCATGCGGATGAACTACGACCTGCTGGTAACCGCCCTCTCCATGCTGATCGCCATCTTCGCCTCTCTGTTCGCCCTCTGGCTGGTGAGCCGCGACCATTTACGCAGGCGGCGCTTGTTTACCGGTGCGGTGATTCTGGGTGCGGGCATCGTGGCGATGCACTACACCGGCATGGCCGCATTACAGGTTGAGCCTGCTATCGTCTGGCACATGCGCTGGGTTGCGCTGTCGGTGGTTATCGCCCTGCTCGCCTCGCTGGCTGCCCTGTGGCTGACGTTTCGTCTGCGTCGCGATGCCGCCCAGGTGGCGCTGATGCGTGCGGGCGCCGCCGTGCTGATGGGCGTTGCCATTGCCGGCATGCACTATACCGGCATGAAGGCCGCCCAGTTCCCGTTGCAGGTGCATATGCATCATCAGGGAGTGAACGGCAGCTGGCTGGCGGTGCTGGTGAGCGTCGTCGCGCTCTCTATTCTGGGCATCACGCTGCTGGTCTCGATGTTTGATGCCCGACTGCAGGCCCGCACCTCCCTGCTCGCCTCATCGCTGGCGGAAGCCAACCGCGAGCTGGCACAGCTGGCACTGCACGATACGCTGACCCGCTTGCCGAACCGCGTGCTGCTGGAAGACCGTCTCGATCAGGCGATTAACAAAGCCGATCGCGAAGGGAAACTGTTTGCCCTGCTGTTTATGGATCTGGATGGCTTCAAAGCCGTTAACGATGCCTACGGACATGATACGGGCGACAAGCTGCTGGTGGCGGTCACGGAGCGTCTCGAACAGCCGCTGAAGGGCCAGTACACCCTCGCCCGTATTGGCGGCGATGAGTTTGTGCTGCTCGCCGAGATCGACGCGCCGAACGATGCCGCATCGCTTGCCAGCTCGCTGGTGCATGTTATCGATCAGCCCTTCAGCCTTGAGCTGTACGATCTGGTG
This DNA window, taken from Leclercia adecarboxylata, encodes the following:
- a CDS encoding putative bifunctional diguanylate cyclase/phosphodiesterase, yielding MLVSQYDQLLVVISFVVAILASYTALNMAGRVAGSTGVAAHVWLTGGGIAMGIGIWAMHFIGMLAMDISMRMNYDLLVTALSMLIAIFASLFALWLVSRDHLRRRRLFTGAVILGAGIVAMHYTGMAALQVEPAIVWHMRWVALSVVIALLASLAALWLTFRLRRDAAQVALMRAGAAVLMGVAIAGMHYTGMKAAQFPLQVHMHHQGVNGSWLAVLVSVVALSILGITLLVSMFDARLQARTSLLASSLAEANRELAQLALHDTLTRLPNRVLLEDRLDQAINKADREGKLFALLFMDLDGFKAVNDAYGHDTGDKLLVAVTERLEQPLKGQYTLARIGGDEFVLLAEIDAPNDAASLASSLVHVIDQPFSLELYDLVVTLSVGIAIYPHDGKNQRELMFNADAAMYHTKHMGRNGYHFFQPSMNALAQNQLQLMNDLWLALERKELHLVYQPKFQAPVGPIVGFEALLRWQHPTQGLLSPDQFLPMAEKSGLIIPIGNWVIDEACRQLRAWHLEGHSEWSMAVNLSTLQFEQPQLVDTVMGSLARHSIPPHTLILEVTETTAMNNPDESVRVLTELTQAGVKASIDDFGTGYSSLLYLKKLPACELKIDRAFVKDLNGAGDDATIVSAIVALAKTLNLKVVAEGVETEEQQNFLTELGCNTLQGYLLGKPVSAQTINALSHDPQAMLAQQM